The following DNA comes from Bombus terrestris chromosome 2, iyBomTerr1.2, whole genome shotgun sequence.
AGAACAAGTGCCTTCTGCTGATCAACGGTGTAGCAAATTATTCAATATTTCTGTACATTGACtgcaagaaatattttacggTGATTACTctgatattttatcgaatttacaTAAGAGAAATTCAGTTTTCTAACTTAGTGTTTAGTCTTTCAAAATAGTTAATACTCTTGAGCAGATAATTTGTTACAAGAAAATGTCGTTTGCATTAAATGTTTTGCTGTATGGACGAAGTGTTTGTGTAtctcaaatttttttataacctaatagtgcATGAAAAAGAATCGGAAATTATTTCTTGAGTAATGGATATACTTTTTAACGTattgaaatgaaagaaacaacGATGCTTGTATTTAAATAAGAAAACACTTCGTTTATgcacagaaaatatttttttcgaaaCTATGTAGTTAATGAGCATATTATAAGTAGTGGTTGAAAATTTTTTCTAGATGCCTAATATCAAGCTACAGAGCTCCGATGGTGAAGTTTTTGAAGTGGATGTTGATATTGCAAAGTGTTCAGTCACTATAAAGACCATGTTGGAAGACCTTGGAATGGACGAAGATGAGGAAGAAGTAGTACCTCTGCCGAACGTTAACTCAGCAATCCTGAGGAAAGTAATACAATGGGCTACTTATCATAAAGACGATCCACCTCCACCAGAAGATgacgaaaataaagagaaacgtACTGACGATATAAGTTCTTGGGACGCAGATTTCTTGAAGGTAAATATCTCATTtctgttaatattatttattttgtaatattaacgttagtttaatattaattcttttattaattattaatgttattaataagtGATGtcatgaatatatataatacatacatacaatagtacataaaatcatataattttaaattcaattaaactttataaatttataggtTGATCAAGGAACTTTGTTTGAATTAATTTTGGCAGCTAATTACCTTGATATTAAGGGATTATTAGATGTAACGTGTAAAACTGTTGCTAATATGATAAAGGGCAAAACACCAGAAGAAATTCGAAAGACattcaatattaaaaatgacTTTTCTGCATCTGAGGAGGAACAAGTTCGCAAAGAAAATGAATGGTGTgaagaaaaatagatttattcTTGGATACCTGGTTTCTtggttattaaaaaattcagttccaatgtttgaaattttaaaagttaATACATGACTTCTATTGTTTTGAAGAAGTCATTAAGTGCTGGTCACAGCACATTCCGTTCAATGCAGCAAACAGTGTATACATTTTAAATTTAAGAATCAGTCACATTAATGTGTTTGTGGTTTATTTATTTCAGATtccttatataaaatttaataataccaCTTAGCGTGCATAATGGAAATTAAACAAGTTTGTAATATTGTATTGATTGTTATCTCTACCTTAGGAGTATAGTAGATCTGCATAACTATTGTGTTTCATTTacatagaatataaatttaatttctacctttgacaatttttttacattatcCTTATATCCtatgatagaaaattatataaatgtgaagtaaaaaattatttgtaaatttatgaaaagaGAATTTATGTTagcataaattattaataatagttgataattgaaatatacccttaaaagtgaaataaaaatacatatgtcAACGCGCACGCATGCGCGTAAATGTGTGTATGTCACGTTTTCTAATGCAaatgtgtaaatataaaatgtatgctTTTTTTCTAACACAGAAGCAACTATTACATTTTGCATTATCTGTCAAATACAAATGAAGAAATTAcgtattgtaatatataatgaaaaaattatagTAGGTATTTATTTACTATGTTAGAAAAACATGCGACGTAACCTATGATCAaagcttttaaaatattaaagaattaatatcgaatgatatttaatacataatggGTGAGTGTGGAGTATAAACATTCAGTATCCTAGTTTTAATTAATacgtattaaaatatgtaattattttagaTAATGAAAAAGAGAATTTACTATTTTATCCCAATGGTTcaaaaaattttgcaaaaaagTTACATGATATTTGTAATTGGGATCAACTTGATAATGTAGCTATAGAATATCATGATTTGCAAGAAGTCATCTATATAAATTACAGAGAACTTCTTGTTACACAAAGTTTGATTTCTGATTAtttaaaatgcataaaaaacaTTGAATTTATTGGTATAAATTTTGATATTCCTGAATATTGTGTAATTTCTGTGATACTTGGGTAAGATTttaaattgtttcgaatatCTAAGATATTGACATAACAATTATATTTCTGatcttttttttatagaattctAAGTAGTGAGCATAGTTTTGTAAATATACCTGTTGATTCAACAGAATTCACGAATCTAAAAAACCATTTAAGCTTACATTATTTCTTTTCAAAACAAATGGATGTTGAGGGGGATAttgtatacaaatttaaaatacaCAGAGAATGTATTTACCTTATTAAAATCAAAGACGTACAGAAACAAATTACCCAAAAagtaaaacaaaattattatgcTTACGCAATTTCTACATCTGGTTCAACAGGAGCACCGAAAGTAGTCAGAGTACCTCACTCATGTATAGTCCCTAATGTTTTGGATTTGAACAAAGTACTGGGAATAACAAACTGTGataaaatttctcaatttacaaattttacatttgatcctagtattattgaaatttttcttgCTCTCTCAAATGCTGCAACACTGTTTATGGTATCAAGGTTATTGAAAAGTGATCCAAATAGGTAAATAGTAATTATGTGGGGAAATACAACTTTTATATAGAAACCTGTTTTTACATAAGTCTTCTTTATTTTCAGGCTTTTGAAAGAAAGTTATTCTAATCAAATTACTGTACTACAAATAACTCCATCAGTTTTTATGTATAGCTGGACAGCTGAATCTTTAAAATCTAGTATTTTAAGTAATAATACTTTATTAAGAGTTATTCTCTTTGGCGGAGAACCTTTTCCTAAACTAGAATTAATTTCTGAAGCCAAGCATCCTTATAATAATACcaaaatttataacatctatGGTATTACTGAAGTATCCTGTTGGGCtagtattaatgaaataatgatAACAAATACGCAATTTAATGTACAGTGTTTAGGTCAAGTGTTATCACATACTATATTTCAAGTTAGGAACGAAAGAGATGAAGTAATTACAAATGGTACAGGCTTCCTCTATATAGGTAATTTTACTATCATagagattttattttaatttcataataccataagaaaaattgttatatgTTGTATGTCTTTATGCAGGAAGTAATCAAAGAGTGTGTCTCATGAATgatgaaaatattgaagattTAGAATTACCAGTATTTCGTAATTCTGGTGATGTAGTTAATGTGAGTTAATGTGAACATAGttagataatatttaataacaactATGAtactaataatacatatatttctattttagatTGATGAAGAAGGAAGGATATTTTATAAGGGAAGAAGGGATAGCTTTATTAAAAGATTTGGGAATAAAGTAGATTTAACAAAGCTTAAAGAATTTGTATTACAAATAGATTTTGTGAAAAGTTGTTACGTAATATGGGATGATAGTTGCcatcatttacatttatatttttctattaaggAAAATGTCACAAATAATCATAATATAAATACTGATATAATGAAACATCTCCACAAATTAGATTCCTTATATAGACCAGATAAAATTCATTTCATGGAGCATATTGAATTTACGTCTAGTGGAAaaatttctttagaatttttaaagaagtatCACATACAAAGAATGGTAATACATCAGGCAATAGAAAACATTGACCTCCAACAAATTAAAATTGCTTTTAAAtcaatttggaaaaataatttacaatgtgAAAATGATGGATTTGTAAAATTAGGAGGAACATCTGTAATAGCACTTCAATTATCAAATACTATATCTGAAACACTAAACATAGAATTTCCTGAATTAATTGGCATGCTTTTAATGGATGCTACTATCGACGAATgtcttaattatataaaaagtgttatattgaataataatcAAAAGAAAATGATCAATCTCAAATCTCATTTTAATAGTACTAAAGAAGTCCCTTTAACTAATATTGGTAAAGAAGACATGAAGTCTTTAGAAGATTctgatgaaaaaagaaaaacttgtGACTTGATGATTCAAACAAATGAGATATACACCTGTCAGTGGTATAAGTGTAGAGGACAAACATGTAAAAATGTGTCAGATATAAATGAAGAACACaagttacaatataacgcaatttcaaatgttaaaatattaaaaacttatgatttgaaaaaatgtGTAGATGCATCACCGGCTGTATTCCATTATTCAGagtaagtatatttttaatgaactATTTTGAATATAGTCTGTAActcgatgaaaaattattttatttagtggAAAAACATATGCAACTGTTGGTTCTCACTCtggttttatttttacttttggaTTACAAAAGAAGTGTTGTAATTCTACATTCAAAATCAAACTACCTGATAGGGTTGAAGCCTCAGTTTTGGTTTTGGATGATTTCAGAGGTATAGTGGGTAAGTTTCTTAATTAAAAGTAGGTTTCTTAAAAGACAAAAAATCTATTTGTATTTCCTTAACTTCTTTTTCTTACAGGATGTTATGATggtaatatatattgttttcatttaaaaacaGGGGATATTATTTGGAATCATCAAACAGGAAATGTTGTAAAAAGTTCTGCAATATTGTGTAAAATAAAGGGAATAATATTTGTTGGTTCTTATGACTGTTATATATACTGTCTATCTGTGAAGGTATCTGTTCACAGTGACATTAAatgatacaaaaaaaaagataataataataataataaatatacattataggATGGATCTGAAGTTTGGAAACGTAAATTCGGCGATGGAAGTATTAGCGCATCTGGTTGTTTACATGTTTCGTCAGACACTGTATTGTTTGGAACTTTAGATGGATTATGTCTAGCACTTCAACAATCATCAGGAAAACTTGTATGGAAGCATAAATTGTCAGATCCAATTTTTGTTGCTCCTTTGTCACTGAATAATGGGCTTGTcttattttgttctgtaacagGACTGCTATGTTGCTTTGATATTGAAGTAAATGTTAAGGTAACATATATAAAAGTATTGGATATATATACTCATTATTTCGTAAAACTAATCGTTCTTACTTGATTTTACTTTTCAACTTTACAGATGTGGTCTTACAAAATCAATGGCaatgtattttcatatattgTGAAGCAGAGTGATACCTCCACAAAGCATGAAACTATTATTCTAGCTAGTCAAAATAAGAATGTGTATTGTTTAGAATCAAAAGACACAAACTTTAAAACTAAACccacattaaaatatatattaaatttacattcaCCAATCTTCGCCACTCCTTGGTGTGAAAATGATTTTCTGATCATAGCATGTACAGATggtactttaaatatttataactctATAGAAAATAGATTGATAAAAGTTGAAAAACTTCCTGGCGAGGTTTTTTCATCACCAgttattgataataatattataatcattgGATGCAGGGATAATAACGTCTATATTCTAGAACTTGATTAAATTATAGTTGGTAAGTAAATATATTAAGTATTCGTTGTGTCATGAAATGGATAGGAatacaaattaatgaaattaatatagtatgatttattttttttatgacTGTCATTACAGTTACGTGA
Coding sequences within:
- the LOC100651427 gene encoding S-phase kinase-associated protein 1, whose amino-acid sequence is MPNIKLQSSDGEVFEVDVDIAKCSVTIKTMLEDLGMDEDEEEVVPLPNVNSAILRKVIQWATYHKDDPPPPEDDENKEKRTDDISSWDADFLKVDQGTLFELILAANYLDIKGLLDVTCKTVANMIKGKTPEEIRKTFNIKNDFSASEEEQVRKENEWCEEK
- the LOC100651306 gene encoding beta-alanine-activating enzyme isoform X1, which translates into the protein MDNEKENLLFYPNGSKNFAKKLHDICNWDQLDNVAIEYHDLQEVIYINYRELLVTQSLISDYLKCIKNIEFIGINFDIPEYCVISVILGILSSEHSFVNIPVDSTEFTNLKNHLSLHYFFSKQMDVEGDIVYKFKIHRECIYLIKIKDVQKQITQKVKQNYYAYAISTSGSTGAPKVVRVPHSCIVPNVLDLNKVLGITNCDKISQFTNFTFDPSIIEIFLALSNAATLFMVSRLLKSDPNRLLKESYSNQITVLQITPSVFMYSWTAESLKSSILSNNTLLRVILFGGEPFPKLELISEAKHPYNNTKIYNIYGITEVSCWASINEIMITNTQFNVQCLGQVLSHTIFQVRNERDEVITNGTGFLYIGSNQRVCLMNDENIEDLELPVFRNSGDVVNIDEEGRIFYKGRRDSFIKRFGNKVDLTKLKEFVLQIDFVKSCYVIWDDSCHHLHLYFSIKENVTNNHNINTDIMKHLHKLDSLYRPDKIHFMEHIEFTSSGKISLEFLKKYHIQRMVIHQAIENIDLQQIKIAFKSIWKNNLQCENDGFVKLGGTSVIALQLSNTISETLNIEFPELIGMLLMDATIDECLNYIKSVILNNNQKKMINLKSHFNSTKEVPLTNIGKEDMKSLEDSDEKRKTCDLMIQTNEIYTCQWYKCRGQTCKNVSDINEEHKLQYNAISNVKILKTYDLKKCVDASPAVFHYSDGKTYATVGSHSGFIFTFGLQKKCCNSTFKIKLPDRVEASVLVLDDFRGIVGCYDGNIYCFHLKTGDIIWNHQTGNVVKSSAILCKIKGIIFVGSYDCYIYCLSVKDGSEVWKRKFGDGSISASGCLHVSSDTVLFGTLDGLCLALQQSSGKLVWKHKLSDPIFVAPLSLNNGLVLFCSVTGLLCCFDIEVNVKMWSYKINGNVFSYIVKQSDTSTKHETIILASQNKNVYCLESKDTNFKTKPTLKYILNLHSPIFATPWCENDFLIIACTDGTLNIYNSIENRLIKVEKLPGEVFSSPVIDNNIIIIGCRDNNVYILELD
- the LOC100651306 gene encoding beta-alanine-activating enzyme isoform X3; its protein translation is MDNEKENLLFYPNGSKNFAKKLHDICNWDQLDNVAIEYHDLQEVIYINYRELLVTQSLISDYLKCIKNIEFIGINFDIPEYCVISVILGILSSEHSFVNIPVDSTEFTNLKNHLSLHYFFSKQMDVEGDIVYKFKIHRECIYLIKIKDVQKQITQKVKQNYYAYAISTSGSTGAPKVVRVPHSCIVPNVLDLNKVLGITNCDKISQFTNFTFDPSIIEIFLALSNAATLFMVSRLLKSDPNRLLKESYSNQITVLQITPSVFMYSWTAESLKSSILSNNTLLRVILFGGEPFPKLELISEAKHPYNNTKIYNIYGITEVSCWASINEIMITNTQFNVQCLGQVLSHTIFQVRNERDEVITNGTGFLYIGSNQRVCLMNDENIEDLELPVFRNSGDVVNIDEEGRIFYKGRRDSFIKRFGNKVDLTKLKEFVLQIDFVKSCYVIWDDSCHHLHLYFSIKENVTNNHNINTDIMKHLHKLDSLYRPDKIHFMEHIEFTSSGKISLEFLKKYHIQRMVIHQAIENIDLQQIKIAFKSIWKNNLQCENDGFVKLGGTSVIALQLSNTISETLNIEFPELIGMLLMDATIDECLNYIKSVILNNNQKKMINLKSHFNSTKEVPLTNIGKEDMKSLEDSDEKRKTCDLMIQTNEIYTCQWYKCRGQTCKNVSDINEEHKLQYNAISNVKILKTYDLKKCVDASPAVFHYSDGKTYATVGSHSGFIFTFGLQKKCCNSTFKIKLPDRVEASVLVLDDFRGIVGCYDGNIYCFHLKTGDIIWNHQTGNVVKSSAILCKIKGIIFVGSYDCYIYCLSVKDGSEVWKRKFGDGSISASGCLHVSSDTVLFGTLDGLCLALQQSSGKLDCYVALILK
- the LOC100651306 gene encoding beta-alanine-activating enzyme isoform X2 — its product is MDNEKENLLFYPNGSKNFAKKLHDICNWDQLDNVAIEYHDLQEVIYINYRELLVTQSLISDYLKCIKNIEFIGINFDIPEYCVISVILGILSSEHSFVNIPVDSTEFTNLKNHLSLHYFFSKQMDVEGDIVYKFKIHRECIYLIKIKDVQKQITQKVKQNYYAYAISTSGSTGAPKVVRVPHSCIVPNVLDLNKVLGITNCDKISQFTNFTFDPSIIEIFLALSNAATLFMVSRLLKSDPNRLLKESYSNQITVLQITPSVFMYSWTAESLKSSILSNNTLLRVILFGGEPFPKLELISEAKHPYNNTKIYNIYGITEVSCWASINEIMITNTQFNVQCLGQVLSHTIFQVRNERDEVITNGTGFLYIGSNQRVCLMNDENIEDLELPVFRNSGDVVNIDEEGRIFYKGRRDSFIKRFGNKVDLTKLKEFVLQIDFVKSCYVIWDDSCHHLHLYFSIKENVTNNHNINTDIMKHLHKLDSLYRPDKIHFMEHIEFTSSGKISLEFLKKYHIQRMVIHQAIENIDLQQIKIAFKSIWKNNLQCENDGFVKLGGTSVIALQLSNTISETLNIEFPELIGMLLMDATIDECLNYIKSVILNNNQKKMINLKSHFNSTKEVPLTNIGKEDMKSLEDSDEKRKTCDLMIQTNEIYTCQWYKCRGQTCKNVSDINEEHKLQYNAISNVKILKTYDLKKCVDASPAVFHYSDGKTYATVGSHSGFIFTFGLQKKCCNSTFKIKLPDRVEASVLVLDDFRGIVGDIIWNHQTGNVVKSSAILCKIKGIIFVGSYDCYIYCLSVKDGSEVWKRKFGDGSISASGCLHVSSDTVLFGTLDGLCLALQQSSGKLVWKHKLSDPIFVAPLSLNNGLVLFCSVTGLLCCFDIEVNVKMWSYKINGNVFSYIVKQSDTSTKHETIILASQNKNVYCLESKDTNFKTKPTLKYILNLHSPIFATPWCENDFLIIACTDGTLNIYNSIENRLIKVEKLPGEVFSSPVIDNNIIIIGCRDNNVYILELD